The Hemicordylus capensis ecotype Gifberg chromosome 6, rHemCap1.1.pri, whole genome shotgun sequence genome window below encodes:
- the LOC128329668 gene encoding olfactory receptor 6M1-like, which produces MIFQNTTTVKEFILVGFPGIQKVKVLVVLSILLTYILTLIGNLVIIFLVWTDYRLQTPMYWLLCNLSFSGLCFTSTIVPKMLRNIIMDTKVISYMGCMVQIYFYFFLGTSDYILVAVMAFDRYIAICNPLRYSVIMSGWFTFQLAVATWLGAFLSLLPSTIAMCRLPFCGPNVINHYFCDIIPVLRLACKDTAVLELISYVSTSLIVLCSLLLTSVSYLYIIATILRIPSANGRQKAFSTCAAHITLASVFYGCSIFMYLLPEKTHSSGFYKAVALLHTVVTPLLNPFIYTLRNERVKEALKDTLKHISFLAKGKL; this is translated from the coding sequence ATGATATTTCAGAACACCACTACAGTGAAGGAATTCATCTTAGTAGGCTTTCCTGGTATCCAGAAAGTGAAGGTTCTTGTCGTCCTAAGCATACTGCTGACCTATATCCTGACGCTAATTGGGAACCTGGTGATCATATTCTTAGTGTGGACAGATTACCGGCTTCAGACGCCCATGTACtggctcctctgcaacctctccTTCTCAGGACTCTGCTTCACCTCCACCATTGTCCCCAAAATGCTGAGGAACATCATCATGGATACCAAAGTAATTTCTTACATGGGCTGCATGGTCcaaatttatttctatttcttcctGGGCACTTCCGATTACATCCTAGTGGCTGTGATGGCCTTTGATCGCTACATAGCCATCTGCAATCCACTGCGTTACTCAGTCATCATGAGCGGTTGGTTCACATTCCAGCTTGCAGTTGCAACTTGGCTTGGAGCTTTCCTGTCTCTCCTGCCATCAACCATTGCCATGTGTCGACTCCCATTCTGTGGCCCAAATGTCATTAACCACTATTTCTGTGACATCATACCAGTGTTGAGGTTAGCTTGCAAGGACACAGCTGTCCTTGAATTGATTAGCTATGTATCTACATCCCTTATAGTCTTGTGTTCACTTCTGTTGACGTCAGTGTCCTACCTGTACATCATCGCCACCATCTTGCGCATCCCATCTGCTAATGGACGGCAAAAAGCTTTTTCAACCTGTGCAGCTCATATCACGCTGGCTTCAGTCTTTTATGGATGTTCCATTTTCATGTACCTGCTACCAGAGAAAACCCATTCATCAGGTTTCTACAAAGCAGTAGCCCTTCTTCACACTGTGGTGACCCCTTTACTTAATCCATTCATATATACACTGCGGAATGAGAGAGTGAAGGAGGCCTTGAAAGATACCTTGAAACACATCTCCTTTCTTGCCAAAGGAAAGCTGTAA
- the LOC128331617 gene encoding olfactory receptor 6X1-like, protein MDLTNCSRATEFILLGFPHIWGMNITLFVVVLLLYILSIAGNGLIIVMVGLNHQLQKPMYFFLSNLSFLEMWYTTAVVPKMLANLLSAKTTICFYCCMAQSYFHFLFGITEFYILTAMSFDRYLAICQPLRYNMIMTTSVCLQLALAAWFGGFFTILLQTILVVRLPFCGSNIVNHFYCDIGPMLKIAGGDTHLIEALGFLIAVAVILTSLLLTVVSYIFIISTILRIPSSSGQQKAFSTCASHLTVVSIFYGAVLFIYLRPTAKHSSFSLNKAISVLNTVITPVLNPFIYTIRNNDVKQALRKTLKQLETISILKT, encoded by the exons ATGGATTTGACCAATTGTTCAAGAGCGACTGAgttcatcctccttggtttccccCACATCTGGGGCATGAACATCACTTTGTTTGTGGTGGTCCTCTTACTCTACATTTTGTCTATAGCAGGAAATGGTCTCATCATTGTGATGGTGGGGCTTAACCATCAGCTTCAGAagcccatgtacttcttcctcaGCAACCTCTCCTTCCTTGAGATGTGGTACACAACTGCTGTGGTCCCGAAGATGCTGGCCAACCTGCTCTCAGCAAAGACCACCATCTGCTTCTACTGCTGCATGGCACAGTCCTACTTCCACTTCCTCTTTGGCATCACAGAGTTCTACATCCTCACAGCCATGTCCTTTGACAGGTACTTGGCCATCTGCCAGCCGCTGAGGTACAACATGATCATGACCACCAGCGTTTGCCTTCAGCTCGCCCTGGCTGCTTGGTTTGGGGGCTTTTTCACTATCCTTTTGCAGACTATCTTGGTGGTCCGGCTTCCCTTTTGTGGCTCCAATATTGTCAACCATTTCTACTGTGACATCGGACCAATGTTGAAGATTGCTGGCGGGGACACACATCTCATTGAAGCCCTTGGCTTCTTGATCGCTGTGGCTGTGATTCTGACTTCTCTGCTACTAACGGTGGTCTCTTACATCTTCATCATCTCCACCATTCTACGCATCCCTTCTTCCAGTGGACAGCAGAAGGCTTTCTCCACCTGTGCCTCTCATCTGACTGTGGTCAGCATCTTTTATGGGGCAGTCCTTTTCATCTACTTACGACCAACCGCCAAGCACTCTTCTTTTAGCCTCAACAAAGCCATTTCTGTGCTGAACACAGTGATCACCCCAGTCCTAAACCCGTTTATATACACAATCAGAAACAATGATGTGAAACAGGCTTTACGGAAAACT CTCAAACAGTTAGAGACAATCAGTATACTAAAGACTTGA
- the LOC128329672 gene encoding olfactory receptor 6X1-like, with product MADQVIDSNNCSRVMEFILLGFQDIGRMNIILFIVVLLFYLLCITGNSLIIVIVRVDRRLQTPMYFFLSNFSVIEMGHTSAFMPKLLVNLLSEEMTICFNCCMVQFFFYFLCGVTKFFILTLMSIDRYLAICQPLRYSTIMTPSLCIKLALAAWFGGFSSIIFQFVRLVRLPFCSSNIIDHFFCDIGPMLRIAGGDTHLIETLFFLLVVALVLTSLFLTMVSYTFILSTVLHISSTTGRQKAFSTCISHLIVVSILYGAVIFIYLRPTVTHASFSIIKVVAILNMMVSPVLNPFIYTIRNNEVKQALRKVLGRKRRH from the coding sequence ATGGCTGACCAAGTGATTGATTCTAACAACTGTTCACGGGTGATGGAGTTCATCCTCCTTGGATTCCAAGACATTGGGAGAATgaatattattttgtttattgttGTCCTCCTGTTCTACCTGTTGTGCATTACAGGAAACAGCCTCATCATTGTGATAGTGAGGGTGGACCGCCGTCTCCAGACACCAATGTACTTCTTCCTGAGCAACTTCTCGGTCATTGAAATGGGGCACACCTCTGCCTTTATGCCCAAGTTGTTGGTCAACCTCCTCTCAGAAGAGATGACCATCTGCTTCAACTGTTGCATGGTGCAGTTTTTCTTCTACTTCCTCTGTGGTGTCACCAAGTTTTTCATTCTAACACTCATGTCCATTGATAGGTACTTGGCCATCTGTCAGCCCCTGAGATACAGCACCATCATGACCCCTAGCCTTTGCATTAAGCTTGCACTGGCTGCCTGGTTTGGGGGCTTTTCCTCCATCATTTTCCAGTTTGTAAGGCTGGTGAGACTTCCCTTCTGTAGCTCCAACATTattgaccatttcttttgtgacaTAGGACCGATGTTGAGGATCGCAGGTGGAGACACACATCTTATTGAAacccttttcttcctgcttgttGTGGCtttggtactgacctctctcttcTTGACAATGGTATCCTACACCTTCATCCTCTCCACAGTTCTTCACATCTCGTCAACCACCGGACGACAGAAGGCTTTCTCAACTTGTATCTCTCATCTGATCGTGGTCAGCATCTTGTATGGGGCAGTCATTTTCATCTACTTAAGGCCCACTGTCACTCATGCTTCTTTCAGTATCATCAAAGTTGTAGCCATACTGAATATGATGGTGTCCCCAGTGCTAAACCCTTTCATATACACAATCAGGAACAATGAAGTCAAACAGGCTTTAAGGAAAGTCTTAGGAAGGAAAAGAAGACATTGA